The following is a genomic window from Geminicoccaceae bacterium.
TATCGTCGCCGCCTAGTCCGACAAATGTCGCAAAGGCGAGGATCATCAGCGCGAACTCCTCCGGCGGACCGAAGCGCAGGGCAAAGCTCGCAAGCGGTGGTGCGAACAGGGTGAACAGGACAATCGAGACCGTTCCGCCGATGAACGAGGCGCCGGCGGCGGTGACCAGCGCCTGATCGGCCTTGCCGGCCACCGCCAGCGGCCGTCCGTCGAACACCGTGGCGACGGCTGTCGATGCTCCCGGTATCCCGAGCGTGATCGAACTGATCGCCCCCCCGTACATGGCGCCATAATAGATGGCTGCCAGGAAGATGATGGCGGCATTGGGCGGAACGAGAAATGTCACCGGAAGGAGAATGGCCACACCGTTGACGCTTCCCAGTCCCGGCATGGCACCGATGAACAGGCCTACGCCGCAACCCAGGATGAGCATGGAGAGGTTGAGCGGATGGAAGGCTTCGGCGAAACCTCCCATGAGCGGTATGAGTATGCTTTCCATCGTCAGGATCTCCCGCTCAGTACATCAGGTCGTAGATGGGATAGAACAACGGTTCGGACATTCCCTTGGGCAGCGGGATCTGCAGGGCCCACTCGAAGAAGCCGAAGATGACGACAGGGGTGGCGAGGCTCAGGATCAATGTCAAAGTCCAGCTGTGCCGCCCCATGATCCGCAGGAAGAAGAGCATGAACACGACCAGCGAGAGGTACAGGCCGATATACTGCGTGCCGACGAGCAGGGCGACCAATGCGAGAACGACCGTCCCGACCAGATAGAGCGTCTTTTGCGTGACGTAGGGCGCATCGGAGCGGGATTCCTCGCTGGTGCCGCGAAACCAGCGCCAGAGGATGGCGAGGCACGACAGCAGCATGATGGTCGAGAGCCAGAATGGCCAGGCGCCGGCTCCTGGCCCCCGATCCTTGACCCATCCGATGTTGAGCTCGGCACTCTTGAACATCAGGGCGATCGAAGCCGCCGTGAGAAGAAGGGCCATGAGCAGTTCAGCAGTTCTGACACTCATCCTGGTCACCCATTGGACAGACAGCGCAACCGGGCGGCTGCAACCAGCTGCTCGCGATGCCGCTTGTCGAGAAGCGTTCCTGATTTCCCGTTCGAAGTTTACCGACGGCTTCGAGCCGGCAAGGCTGTCGCGGATGCCGAGCCCGAAGGGTCGGTAGCGGTCGATTATTCGCCGGTGATGGCGGCAGCACCGACCTTGTCGATCAGTTGCTTATGGCGCTCGAACTGGACTTCGTTGAACGCGGCCAGGTCGGCACCCGCCATCCACTTGTCGCAGTAGATGCCCTCGTCGGAGCAGAAGGTCTGCCAGTTGTCCGAATCGAATACGGCCTTGAACAGGTCGATGTACCATTGCTGCGCTTCGGCCGACATTTCGGGCGGACCATTGATCGAACGCTGCATGTAGTATTCGATGTCGTGCCCCATTTCCTTGGCCGTGGGAATGTCGGAATAGGCTTCCATGCGTTCGCTGGTGAACTGTACGATCGGGCGACTTTCCCCCGCCCGGTAGAACTCGCTCTGCTCGGAGGGATTGTTGACGGTGGAGTCGACATGTCCCCCGATAAGGTTCTTGGCAACCGTTCCACCCCCGGAGAAGGGGATATAGGTGACATCATAGCCGAACTCGGCCTCCATCATGGCCGTCAGGATCGAGTCCTCCTGTCCCGAGCCGGTCCCGCCGACCTTCCAGTTCTTGCCGGCTGCCTTCACCTCCGTGACATATTCATCAAGTGTGTGAATGTCGCTCTTGGCATTGACCCACAACAGGAAGGTATCAAGGGCCATGCGCCCGATCGGCGTGAACTTGGTAATGTCGACACCGAGATTTGGCTGGATGATGGGGGTCGTATAAAAGCTGTTCAGCGTGATCATCACGGTGTGGTCGTCGCCGGCCTTGTCCTGCATGTAACGCAGGGCCTCGGCACCGGATCCGCCCGGCTTGTTGATGGGAATGAAGGGGCGTGGCGACAATCCCTTCTCGTCGATGATACTTTGGATGAAACGAGCCATCTGGTCCGCACCGCCGCCGGTCCCTGCCATGATGATGAGCTCGACGGGCTTGCGCGGTTGCCACTCCGCCTGGGCATCACCCGCAGCGGCCATGGCGGTCGCCACGAGGCAAATTCCCAAGGTCGACACTTTGGCCGTCACGTTGAGCTTCTTCATTCAACTTCTCCCTGAGTTTTGCTTCATTGATTGTCAGTAGCCGAACCGGTCAATCGGCCGGGCCACACGCTACCATACCCATGACTGTCATCGGGTGCGGTAATTCTTGCTGAGAAAACAGCAGTATCCGACTGCCGGTCAATGAGCCATCCAGACCGGTATCTGCGCATTTTCGACGATGTGCTGGGTTACGCCACCCAACACGAGCTCCCTTCGCAGGCTGTGGTGATAGGCACCGATCAGCAGGGAATCGGCTCCAGCCTCCACGCTCTCGCGCAGCAATGCCTGGCCGACGGCCGTTTCCTTTGACTTGAAGATATGGACGGACGTCGTGACCTCGTGGATTTGCAGGTAGTCCTGCAATGCCGCAGCATCGAGAGCGTTCCGCTCGCCGATGTCACCGACCAGGATTGCAGCACTCGATGCCTTGCGCAGGACCGGCAGGGCGGCTGCAATGGCACGAGCTCCCTCGGTCGTGCCGTTCCAGCCGATGGCGATCGACCTGCCCACCATCTCCGGCTTCCGGGGCGGGCAGATCAGCACGAGGCGACCTGCGTCGAACAGGGCGCCCTGCAGCGTATTGAAGCCGATATTGGCCTTGGGATCCGGTCGAGCGATGACGATGACATCGCTCAGCCGGCCGAGACTGCCGACGACATCCGGCATCTTGCCGGTCTCCTCGCGCCACGACACCGACAACCTGTCGAGTGGCCACGGACGGGAGGTCTCGGGCTCCATTCCGTTGCGCTGGCAGTAGGCATTGAAGATCGTCTTGAGGTGCTGTTCCTCATCGTCGGCGACCTGGATTGCCGAACTGGCGATCTGTTTCTTGAGGGCTGCCGGCACATAGAATCCGAAGGGCAGGATGTCCTGCGGACGAGGGCGACAATGAACGACATCGATGTGAGCATTGAATGGCCTGGCGACGAACAGGGCGTGATCGAGCACGCCTTCGCCCTTGCCGTCGCCTCGTACCGGAACCAGAACGGTTCGGATCGTCATGACACCCTCTCTCCCCACTTCGAAGACCGATCGTCGAATGCGGTTGGCATTCTTCGCAGGTTTCGCCGCTGACGCAATGTGGAGATCCGGCAACTGACCGGATCCCCACGCAATCGTCCTTCAGAACAGACCCTGAACGAGACCGGCATCATCGATATGAATCGAGTGAGCCGCCGGTACGCGCGGCAGGCCCGGCATCGTCATGATCTCGCCGCAGATCGCGACGATGAACTCGGCTCCTCCGGATAGCCGGACCTCACGGACATTGAGGGAATGGCCGGAGGGCGCACCCTTGAGGTTCGGATCGGTGGAAAAGCTGTACTGGGTCTTGGCCACGCAAATCGGGAAATGGCCGAAGCCACGTTCCTGAAACTCCTTGATCTGCCCGCGGACCTTGCTGTCGGCGGTCACTTCGGATGCCCGGTAGATTTCCTTGGCGATGGTGCCGATCTTGTCCCACAGGGGCATATCGTCGGGATAGAGCGGCTTGTACTGGCTCTCTCCGCTATCGGCGATGGCCACGACCTTTTTCGCCAACTCTTCGGTACCGGCGCCGCCATTCGCCCAGTGGGTACAGGTGACCGCTTCGACACCAAGCTTGTCCCGGCAGAATGCGGCGACCGCCTCATGCTCCGCATCGGTATCGGTGACGAAATGATTGATGGCGACAACGGGCTTGATGCCGAACTTGCGTACATTCTCGATATGGCGTTCGAGA
Proteins encoded in this region:
- a CDS encoding universal stress protein gives rise to the protein MTIRTVLVPVRGDGKGEGVLDHALFVARPFNAHIDVVHCRPRPQDILPFGFYVPAALKKQIASSAIQVADDEEQHLKTIFNAYCQRNGMEPETSRPWPLDRLSVSWREETGKMPDVVGSLGRLSDVIVIARPDPKANIGFNTLQGALFDAGRLVLICPPRKPEMVGRSIAIGWNGTTEGARAIAAALPVLRKASSAAILVGDIGERNALDAAALQDYLQIHEVTTSVHIFKSKETAVGQALLRESVEAGADSLLIGAYHHSLRRELVLGGVTQHIVENAQIPVWMAH
- a CDS encoding tripartite tricarboxylate transporter substrate binding protein; this encodes MAAAGDAQAEWQPRKPVELIIMAGTGGGADQMARFIQSIIDEKGLSPRPFIPINKPGGSGAEALRYMQDKAGDDHTVMITLNSFYTTPIIQPNLGVDITKFTPIGRMALDTFLLWVNAKSDIHTLDEYVTEVKAAGKNWKVGGTGSGQEDSILTAMMEAEFGYDVTYIPFSGGGTVAKNLIGGHVDSTVNNPSEQSEFYRAGESRPIVQFTSERMEAYSDIPTAKEMGHDIEYYMQRSINGPPEMSAEAQQWYIDLFKAVFDSDNWQTFCSDEGIYCDKWMAGADLAAFNEVQFERHKQLIDKVGAAAITGE
- a CDS encoding tripartite tricarboxylate transporter TctB family protein, whose protein sequence is MSVRTAELLMALLLTAASIALMFKSAELNIGWVKDRGPGAGAWPFWLSTIMLLSCLAILWRWFRGTSEESRSDAPYVTQKTLYLVGTVVLALVALLVGTQYIGLYLSLVVFMLFFLRIMGRHSWTLTLILSLATPVVIFGFFEWALQIPLPKGMSEPLFYPIYDLMY